CAATTAAACGGTTATGCGCGCGCTTTTTTACACGATAAACCCAAAAAAATTTGTTGTGGTTTATATTTTCCATTGACTGCACTGTGGTGCGCATGGGAGTTTAATGCTTCTCCATTAAAAACGATTGAAAGTGAATATTATCCTTAAACATGGACTCGTTTGGTTTATACTGTTTTGCATTCTATTGATTTCCAGGAATAAAAAATTGATAACCCGTTTTTTAGTCAAGTACTCAATCGTGGGGTAAGATTTCAGCAGCAGTAGGCCAATGATTGTGAAAAAAATATCCCATGCTCATAAATAAAATCACCCATAAACAGGCCCCGAAATAAGCAAAGAACGCAAAATATCGAAAATGTAACTTTAATGCGCCCGCCACATAACCTGTCAGGTGACGCACACCCGGAATAAAATAACCGATAACCAACGCCCATTTGCCAAAACGTTCAAACCACTGGTGAGCACTCTGATAACGCTTTTCAGTTAAACCGATATACCGACCCCAACTTTGGCTCAGATAATGTCCCGTTGCTAAACCTAAGGCATAACTTCCTGTAATTCCACAACAGCTTCCTGCAAAAGCGGCTATAAAACTTGAAAAAATAGCCAGTTTTCCTTTCGCCACTAAAAATCCTAGCAATAATAATAAGGACTCTTCAGGAATAGGCAAGGCAAAAATCCCAAGACCAAACCAAATAAAAATAGCGAAACTACCATAATGATTAAGCCAAGGTAAAAATTGATCCAACAACGTGGGTAAAGACATAATTAAATGCGTCTAAATTCAATAAAAAAGGTGCCTGTCCACACCGCTCAAAGATGGGGCTATAAAATTTTTGAAGTCTATTCGTTTCATGTTTATCCTGCTTGTTTTTTCTTTTTATTGTCTCAATCACCAAGGGAATTTAATGGGTCATCGCTTCTTCAATTTTTTTCAGTTCAGCTTCATTTTGTTCATTATTTTTTTCATGTTGATCCAGTGCATAATCATCTAATTTTAGGGGCTCTGTATTGTCAGCAATTTGATTATTAAAAAAATCGAAATCCTCATTGTTTCCGATTATATCATCATCGTCGTCATCCTCCTCATAGACCTGTCGTTGTCGCGAATGCGAAGGTGGATAAGGTAAAATAATGACCCGTGTACCAATATCTGCAAATTCTCTATTCAGCCAATAGGCATCATCAACAAATAAACGAACACAACCATGGCTTGCATTGTAACCCGGTACACCACCGCGAGAACCATGCATCGCAAACCCACCTTTAAAAAACATACAGTAAGGCATCGGTGCACCCCCGTAGGGTTTAGGAAATTTAGTTGATCGACAACCCGGACCCCGTTTGTCATAAATTTTAAACTGTCCTGAAGGGGTATGACACGGCCTGCCTAAATCAGAACACCAATTTTGTCCACTGGAAGCGGGGCCCCATCGAATAATATTTCCGGAAGGACCATACGCCGCCCAGGCATTTAAAGCGGGTGAATAAACAATCATTTTTCGACCCGAAGGCGTTCTATACGGTGAAAATGGTGTATACTCCATCCAATTAATGGCATTGAGATCGCGGGGTGCTGCAATTCTCATTCCAGGCCAAAGACCTGTATTCATACGGTTAATCCGTTGAACTAATGCGCGGCGTTGTGGATTAGGAAATAAGGTATACCACGTCTCTCCTCGCGCGACGACTAAACAGTAGAGCCTAGGATCATTACATAAGCTTTGTAATAACCACCCGCGCGCGGCAAAACTATCGCCGTGCATCATTAAGAATAGAACAAGTAATGCAATTAATAAACCAAATCTTATGAGTATACGCATAATTGCTCCTTCCGCTCTATGAGGGCGGTTATTTCGCTTTTAAAAAAGCGTTACTCTTAATAAAATAATAGTCTATTTTTAAAGGCTAAGAAGAAATAGTATGCTGAAGTTGACTGAAAATAATCGTAAATGGTGGATACTTCTTGCCATGTCCACCTCCTTGTCGCTGATATTTATTGACCAAACCGCCTTGGTTGTCGCCTTACCGGCTATCCAACGGGAATTAAATCTCACGAGTAGTCTCACACAATGGGTCATCAACGCTTATCTATTAACCTTAAGCACTTTTATTTTACTGGGTGGAAAAATTGGTGATAGATGGGGCCATAAACGGGCTTTTTTATTGGGTGTCATTGTGTTTTTAATGGGATCGGTTGGCTGTGCGCTCTCCCATTCGAGCAGTTGGCTCATTCTTTTACGTGGCCTACAAGGTATCGGAGGGGCATTAATGATGCCCTCAACGAATGCCTTAATCACGAATGCTTTTCCCGATAAAGAACGAGGCAGAGCGTTGGGCATGTATGTCGCTCTGGCCGCCATTTTTCTTGCATTAGGCCCTTTATTAGGTGGATTTTTAACACAATTCTTTGATTGGCGCGCAGTATTCTGGATTAATGTTCCCATTGCATTAATCAGTATTATTTTAGCCTTTGCTTCTGTTCCCGGTTGGACACGTACTGAAAAATTAAATATCGATTGGTTAGGATTTTTTATTTCCACACTTTTTATTAGTAGTTTTGTATTAAGCTTTATGGAAGGCTCTCATTGGGGATGGACTTCTCCCTCCATTGTGGGTTTATTATTCTTTAGTTTCATAAGTCTTGGTGTTTTTATTGTATGGGAAACTCACCATCATCATCCTTTTGTCGAATTAGATCTTTTTAAAAATTCTACTTTTTCTATTTTATTTAGCATTTTATTGATGATTCAATCGGTGGGGATTATCTTTGTATTTTGGTCTCTCTTTTTACAAAATATACTTCATTACACGCCATTAAAAGCAGGCTTATTTCTTTTACCGGCCATGTTACCGCTTATTTTTATGGCACCTATCGGTGGTCATTTACGCGATCGCTATGGACCTAAAAAACCCATGTCTTGGGGGGCGTTGCTCGTTATTTTAAGTCTTATTTGGATCGGTATTTTCAGTCATCATCAACGTTATGTTCTTTTATTGCCTGGTTTTCTCGGTTTTGGTATTGGCATGCCACTCATCTTATCGGGAATCATGGCCACCGCAATGACTATAGTGGGTACCCAACAGCGTGGTATAGCAAGCGCCTTACTCAATGGTGCTCGGCAATTAGGAACGTCCATGGGTTTAGCAGTATTAGCTGGGTTGCTCAGCAGTGTCAATAAATGGCAACTCAGTTTTCGTTTAAAACATTATATGCATTCTTTTTCACTTAAAGAATCTCAAATTGATGGTTTATTAGCGAAATCCAAACACGCAATGCGTGCTGTCAATCATTTATCGGTAGAAAATCTAGCCTGGTTAAAACATACAATGACTATATCGTATGTCACCGCGTTTAGTTTCACCATGTTTGTTGCTGCTTTTTTGGTTTCAATGACCTTCGCTTTAATATTCAAAATCCCTTCCCAAAAATAGTTCGTTAAAAAATGATATTAATTCACGTTGTAGACTATTCCAAAGTCATGAGACTTCTTTTATAAAATGAGAACGCCCATGCTAAAACGTTAATTTCTTTAAAAATTGACACGCTCTTTTAAAAAATAAAAAATTCATTTACAATGCGGCCTTTTTATTGATTTCGATTATACGTATTAAACGAATGTATGTTTTCTTAAAAAAAGTAAGATTAATCAATACGACATATGTTTTTGATCCCGCTTTAAATCTCAATCAATGTTTTAAAAACACACCGCCATTAACCGCCACGTTGAATGAAATACCAGAATTGACTACAACATGGTTGACTGATTTAGAAAATGAATGTCGAAAAATAAATCCATCGCTCGAAAAAAATATCTTTTTTAAACATATTGGCCCTGATGCTCGTTATCCATTTAAACGCCTGTTGAAAAATCAATTAGCGTTTCTTTATCATCGGATTATAGGCAATTTCAATCAACAATGTAGCCCTCTCGAAAAAAAATGGGTTGAAATAATACTCATTGCATTAACCGAAGATATCCAATTATGTACCCCAGGCTTTCATATTCGTGTAAACAAACTGGTCCATTTACTGGACGTTCCTCAAAATCTCGATCAACTCTTATATTTAGCACGAAAAAGCATCGTTCAAACGATTGCGTCTTATTTCGCAGATATCGTTCATACATGCTACCAAGTCCATGTTGTCAATCGGGTCCATCGTATTGCTAAAAAAGAAGGTCTTGCAATAGAACCGTTTTTTCAAAATGATCCTTATAAAAGTTTATTATCGGGCATCACTATTCGAGAATATCTCAAAAATCAATTTCCAATACACTACACCGCATTTAAAATTCCTTTTTTACTCGCCGAACAATTAGAAGCGCTATTAAGTCAACAACGTTATTGTGGGCCTCAAGAAACGGGTTACGCCATCGGCCCCGCAGAAGAAATGCGGGATATCATACACATTTTCTTAAACGATAATCCTATTGAAACGCATCATCCATTTTCTCCTTTTTTTATTCTGGATAAGGTTGATGAATTCGGTGAGCCCACACGAATCTATGATATTAATTGGCCAATAATACGACAGCTTTTTTTTCAAAAATTAAACCGTGAAGGCTATTTTACCACTGAGCCTCAAATAGTCACTTTAGTCGATTATGCTTATTATCACGCGTTAGTTCCTGAGAAAGCGAATTTAGCCACCGAAAATCAATGTATTTATTATTATCTGAATGAAAAAAATGATGATGCATTGCTTGAGGATCTGAGCTTCATTTATAATAAATTTCCGGAGTATTGGTGTAAACTCATACAAAATCCTCTTATAGTTAATTCTATTGATAATTTTTTTTCCTATTTAAAACAACAATCGTATTGTTTTGACGATAAAACATCTTTTTTTAAAAAAATTCGCCTCACTTATATTCTTTTTTTTACGCAAAATAAATCGACCATTCTTCAAAAAATTTATACGTCGACCAAAGAAGGCATTGTTATTAATCATTATTTTCTTTTAAAAGCAGTCCGCTATCGACCTGAAATAATCAACTATTTTTTTAATTTTTTATTTTTTAATGAACTAAACGCACATCAATTATTTTTAGATTTGTTATCGATCCAAAACGCGGAGGGTTCTACCCTTTTAATGTTATCCGGGCAATATCATGCAGAAACGTTACAATTTATTTTGAATTTATTAAATCAACACATCTATCGATTTGAAAAAGAAAAAATTGTAAAACTATTTCTTATTAAACAGTCTTATGGGCATTGTTTTACGAGTTTAGTGGCGCGTTATCAACCCAACACTCTAAAATTTATTCTTGATTTTTTTAAAAAAAACTCAGCTTATTTTGACAAAAATGCAATTGAAAAAATTTTTAATCCAGATCATTATTCTCATTTAAATTTTTTAACGCTATTAGTGCGTTATCAAACAGAAAATGAGATTAATCATTATTTAGATTTTATTAATCAAAAATTTAACGATTCTAAAAACAAAAAATGGCTTGAACTCGTTTTAAACGATTCCATCGGGGATCTATTATATTGGGGCGCACGATCCTATTCAAATACACTACGCAGTTACTTAAATTTTTTATATCAACATAGTCACCATATTGATCCTAGCTTTTTATTACGATCCATTTTTTTACCCCGCTCTAACACGAAAAGAATTTGTTTACATGCTGCCGTTCATCAACCTAATAACCTTGCCTTACTCTTACAGTTTTTCCAAGGAAATCAATTTAAACGGAATTATTTAGCGATAAGAAATTTATTTTTAATACAAAATGTTGAAGGTTATAATGCATTCATGTTAGCGACTCATTATCAACCCAAGGCTTTCAAACTTATTTTTGATTTTATCCAATTTCAAACTCAAATTTTTGATAGCAACACCTTGAAAAAAATATTTTTACAACAAAATAAAAATGGTTGGAATAGTTTAGGCGCATCCTTTAATAATCCGGATAGCCTCCAACTCATTTTAACGTTTATCGCGAATCGATTCACACAAAAAACAGTAAAAGAAATTATTTTTCAGGAAAATAAAAATGGATACACGTGTTTGCATCTTGCTGCTCGCTTTCAACCGGAAAGTACTCAAATTATTTTAAATTTTATCCGTCAGCACATCGATAGCTTTTATCACGAATTAGAACAATTATTACTTATCCATGAAAAGGATGAAAGAAATTTATTACGTCTGAGTTTGAACTATCAGCCTGATTCGGCTATTCATTTTTTAAATTTCTTCAATGACACACTTGATTATTTTGGAAAATTAAAAAACAATGCTATTTTTAAACAATTTATTTGCAAAACATTCTTCTTAATCCACGATCATGCAATCATTCAAAAAACACTTTATCTTCATAACGAACTATTCGTTGACCATTTTTATAAGATCGCTTGGGATAAAAAGACCTTACGGTACTGCTCAGGCTTTTTCCCGCTAAAAAAACACATGAATAAACAACTTGAATCCGCCACTCAAGCCTTTAAAGACCTCTTAAAAAAGGAATTTACGCTTCACGATTTAAAGGCATTAAAAACGAAATATCCCGAAGTCGCACATGCTGAACTGGGTCAGTTTTATCATCCATTAAGCCAACTGATTGAAAATAATTTTAAAGAAATAACATCATCCGAGAGCGATTGCAAAAATACGCATCGTCCATATCGTTTATAAACTGTTTCTTTGTGTTTGTGTAACTGATGAGAGAAATTATTTTCTTCGCCATTGTGTCCCGGTTGTTGTATCTTCTAACACAATATTTAAAGCGAGTAGTTCATCGCGTATCCTATCGGCTTCTTGCCAATTTTTAGCCGCTCTTGCATGATTCCGAGCATTCATTAAGCCATTAATTTTTTCCACTAAATGGGGATCCTTCTCTTGATTAAGCTTCAAAAACTGCTCAGGTTCTTGTTGTAGAATACCCAATAAGCTTGCAAGATATTGTAAACAGTTTGCGTCACGTTGTGCGTGCTTACTATTTGTTTCTCGTAATCGATTAATTCTCCGTGCTAATTCAAACAGAATGGCTAACGCATCCGGCGTATTAAAATCATCATTCATCGCGTGCTCAAATTTTTCTTGATATTCTTTTGAACTCTCCTCCAACACAAATTTTTGTGGTCCTTTTCCGACTAAACCTCGTAAGCTGGTATACAAACGTTGCAAAGCAGCCTGTGCGGCTTGTAAATTTTCCAAACTATACTGTATGGGGCTACGGTAATGACTGGATATTAAGAAATAACGAACAACTTCGGCAGGATATTGTTTTAAAACATCGCGCAACGTAAAAAAATTACCTAATGATTTTGACATTTTCTGCCGATCGATTTGTACAAAACCCACATGAATCCATGTATTGACAAATTTTTTATCGGTGACTCCTTCTGATTGCGCAATTTCGTTTTGATGATGGGGAAACACTAAATCCAAACCTCCCCCATGAATATCAAAATGCTCACCGAGAGCCGCCATGGACATCGCTGAGCATTCGATATGCCAACCGGGACGTCCCGGTCCCCACGGTGATTCCCAAGAAGGTTCCCCTGATTTTGCTTTTTTCCATAAGACAAAATCTAACGGGTCTTTTTTTGTGATATCAACCGCTACACGTAAACCACGACGTAATTTTTGCACATTCTGATGCGCTAAATCACCATAGGTTTTAAATTTTTTGACGTCAAAACAAATATCTCCATTTTCGGATCGATACGCATAGGCTTTATCCACTAGGCGTTGAATTAAAGCGATAATATACACAATAGCATCGGTCGCTTTCGGTTCGGCATTGGGAGGTAATGTATTTAATCGATTGAAATCTTCGTGCATCGCCTTAATCATGCGCTGAGTCAGCTCGAAAGGGCTTTCATTATTTTCTTGCGCGCGTTTGATAATTTTATCGTCAATATCCGTGATATTACGAATATAATTCACTTGATAGCCCTGCATTTTTAAGTATCGAAGGATCACATCAAAAACGACGACCACGCGGGCATGTCCAATATGGCAAAAATCGTAAACCGTCATCCCACACACATACATTCCTACTTTCTTGGCAATCATCGGTTTAAACGCTTCTTTTTTTTGTGTCAATGTATTATAAATTTTTAGCATAGTTTATTCTCTCACGAATTTTTTCAATGCCTAATAGCGTAATTAATTTTGCAAGTTCAGGACCATCGTGATAACCGGTCAATGCTAACCGTAACGGCATATATAAAGACTTCCCTGTGAGTTTTAATTTTTCTTGTAGTTGTTTGAGAAGTTTTTTAAAATCAAGCGGGGCTTGTTCTAATAAAATTAATAGTTCCTGCCAATACATCGGATCAACCTTTTTTAAATAATCCTTCATTTCATCTGTAAAATTTAATGGATTTTCCGAAAAGAAAATCATTGCCCATACGTTAGCTTGTTCAGGAAAACAAACCGTCGATCGCATTAATTCAACAAACGCGAACTGGGCTGAACGGGGCACTCTGTTTCGGGTTTTCGTCTCTAACCATTCCACTAATTTTT
The DNA window shown above is from Rickettsiella grylli and carries:
- a CDS encoding L,D-transpeptidase translates to MRILIRFGLLIALLVLFLMMHGDSFAARGWLLQSLCNDPRLYCLVVARGETWYTLFPNPQRRALVQRINRMNTGLWPGMRIAAPRDLNAINWMEYTPFSPYRTPSGRKMIVYSPALNAWAAYGPSGNIIRWGPASSGQNWCSDLGRPCHTPSGQFKIYDKRGPGCRSTKFPKPYGGAPMPYCMFFKGGFAMHGSRGGVPGYNASHGCVRLFVDDAYWLNREFADIGTRVIILPYPPSHSRQRQVYEEDDDDDDIIGNNEDFDFFNNQIADNTEPLKLDDYALDQHEKNNEQNEAELKKIEEAMTH
- a CDS encoding DedA family protein, with protein sequence MSLPTLLDQFLPWLNHYGSFAIFIWFGLGIFALPIPEESLLLLLGFLVAKGKLAIFSSFIAAFAGSCCGITGSYALGLATGHYLSQSWGRYIGLTEKRYQSAHQWFERFGKWALVIGYFIPGVRHLTGYVAGALKLHFRYFAFFAYFGACLWVILFMSMGYFFHNHWPTAAEILPHD
- the cysS gene encoding cysteine--tRNA ligase, encoding MLKIYNTLTQKKEAFKPMIAKKVGMYVCGMTVYDFCHIGHARVVVVFDVILRYLKMQGYQVNYIRNITDIDDKIIKRAQENNESPFELTQRMIKAMHEDFNRLNTLPPNAEPKATDAIVYIIALIQRLVDKAYAYRSENGDICFDVKKFKTYGDLAHQNVQKLRRGLRVAVDITKKDPLDFVLWKKAKSGEPSWESPWGPGRPGWHIECSAMSMAALGEHFDIHGGGLDLVFPHHQNEIAQSEGVTDKKFVNTWIHVGFVQIDRQKMSKSLGNFFTLRDVLKQYPAEVVRYFLISSHYRSPIQYSLENLQAAQAALQRLYTSLRGLVGKGPQKFVLEESSKEYQEKFEHAMNDDFNTPDALAILFELARRINRLRETNSKHAQRDANCLQYLASLLGILQQEPEQFLKLNQEKDPHLVEKINGLMNARNHARAAKNWQEADRIRDELLALNIVLEDTTTGTQWRRK
- a CDS encoding MFS transporter; amino-acid sequence: MLKLTENNRKWWILLAMSTSLSLIFIDQTALVVALPAIQRELNLTSSLTQWVINAYLLTLSTFILLGGKIGDRWGHKRAFLLGVIVFLMGSVGCALSHSSSWLILLRGLQGIGGALMMPSTNALITNAFPDKERGRALGMYVALAAIFLALGPLLGGFLTQFFDWRAVFWINVPIALISIILAFASVPGWTRTEKLNIDWLGFFISTLFISSFVLSFMEGSHWGWTSPSIVGLLFFSFISLGVFIVWETHHHHPFVELDLFKNSTFSILFSILLMIQSVGIIFVFWSLFLQNILHYTPLKAGLFLLPAMLPLIFMAPIGGHLRDRYGPKKPMSWGALLVILSLIWIGIFSHHQRYVLLLPGFLGFGIGMPLILSGIMATAMTIVGTQQRGIASALLNGARQLGTSMGLAVLAGLLSSVNKWQLSFRLKHYMHSFSLKESQIDGLLAKSKHAMRAVNHLSVENLAWLKHTMTISYVTAFSFTMFVAAFLVSMTFALIFKIPSQK